A region from the Paludicola sp. MB14-C6 genome encodes:
- a CDS encoding elongation factor G: MKQYSANKIKNVAIVGHGGAGKTSLAEALLFLTNASDRLGTIADGNTVCDFDAEEIKRKATISLSLAPFEYQDVKVNLLDTPGLFDFTSGLYEGVRASDSVIITVSGKSGVTVGTKKTFKLAKKSGKSSLIFVSKMDRDSADFYKILEQLKSVFGPSVCPLVVPFGSDKKIEGYVSLIEMKAYTYENGKAKEIPMPNTEHRIDGLITAISEAVAETDEALFEKYFSGEQFTKEELLKGIHDGIKSGTITPVFCGSAVTLEAMDLLLKAIVNLLPSANEVCAEKPIEGSYEIDETKPLAAYIFKTVADPFVGKLSFVKVLQGKLSSGIEVNNMTTGESEKIGKLVFLRGKKQEDAPVIVAGDIGAITKLEANTGDTLCFGTQVIMDKIKYSEPCYSMAVIPTAKGDESKISQAIARLLEEDPSLSFTNNVETHQQVLSGLGEQHLDVVVAKMKTKFGVSVALDPPIVAYRETILKKVRVQGRHKKQSGGHGQYGDVWIEFEPCDSDGLVFDQKVVGGAVPKSYFPAVEKGLRECINKGVLAGYPVVGLKATLVDGSYHPVDSSEMSFKMAATIAYKNGLQQAAPILLEPIGKLSVIVPDANTGDMMGELNKRRGRVLGMNPNEEGTSIIEAEVPMSEMHDFATLVRQQTQGSGTFSFEFERYDQLPNQLVAVVIEKAKALFSEEE, translated from the coding sequence ATGAAACAGTATAGTGCAAACAAAATTAAAAATGTCGCAATCGTTGGACACGGTGGTGCAGGAAAGACTTCCTTAGCAGAAGCACTTTTATTTCTGACCAATGCCAGTGATAGATTGGGAACAATTGCAGACGGAAATACCGTATGTGATTTTGACGCAGAGGAAATTAAAAGAAAAGCAACTATATCTTTGAGTTTAGCTCCTTTTGAATATCAAGATGTTAAAGTAAACCTTCTCGACACTCCGGGATTATTTGATTTTACTTCAGGACTTTATGAAGGTGTGCGTGCGTCTGATAGCGTTATTATAACAGTTTCAGGAAAATCAGGAGTTACCGTTGGTACAAAAAAGACTTTTAAACTTGCTAAGAAAAGCGGAAAATCTTCTTTAATCTTTGTTAGTAAAATGGACAGAGACAGCGCTGATTTTTATAAAATATTAGAGCAGTTAAAATCTGTATTTGGACCATCTGTATGTCCTCTCGTAGTACCTTTTGGCAGTGATAAGAAAATTGAAGGCTATGTGAGCTTAATCGAAATGAAAGCATATACTTATGAAAATGGAAAAGCAAAAGAAATCCCAATGCCAAACACAGAGCATAGAATAGATGGGTTAATAACTGCAATTAGTGAGGCTGTAGCGGAAACGGATGAAGCCTTATTTGAAAAATATTTTTCTGGCGAACAATTTACAAAAGAAGAGCTCTTAAAAGGAATTCATGATGGTATTAAAAGTGGAACGATTACTCCTGTTTTTTGCGGTTCTGCCGTTACATTAGAAGCAATGGATTTACTTTTAAAAGCAATAGTAAATTTACTTCCGTCTGCTAATGAAGTGTGTGCTGAAAAGCCAATAGAGGGAAGCTATGAAATTGACGAAACAAAGCCGTTGGCTGCCTATATTTTCAAGACAGTTGCTGACCCATTTGTCGGAAAGCTATCCTTTGTGAAGGTACTGCAAGGAAAATTATCTTCAGGCATAGAAGTTAATAATATGACAACGGGTGAAAGTGAAAAGATTGGTAAGCTTGTGTTTTTACGTGGTAAAAAGCAAGAAGATGCTCCGGTAATCGTAGCAGGTGATATTGGTGCGATTACAAAACTAGAGGCAAATACAGGTGATACCCTTTGCTTTGGAACACAAGTAATAATGGATAAAATTAAATATTCCGAACCATGTTATTCAATGGCTGTAATTCCTACCGCAAAAGGTGACGAGAGCAAAATTTCTCAAGCAATTGCAAGGCTGTTAGAAGAAGATCCTTCTTTGTCTTTTACCAATAATGTTGAAACACATCAACAAGTATTATCTGGTTTAGGTGAACAACATTTGGATGTTGTTGTTGCAAAAATGAAAACCAAATTTGGCGTTTCTGTTGCTCTTGATCCACCAATTGTGGCATATAGAGAAACCATTTTGAAAAAAGTTCGAGTACAAGGTAGACATAAAAAGCAATCTGGTGGCCACGGTCAATACGGCGATGTATGGATTGAATTTGAGCCATGTGATAGTGACGGATTAGTATTCGATCAAAAGGTTGTCGGTGGAGCAGTTCCAAAATCATATTTTCCGGCAGTTGAAAAAGGCTTGCGTGAATGTATTAATAAAGGTGTTCTAGCGGGATATCCTGTAGTAGGCTTAAAAGCTACTTTAGTAGATGGATCATACCATCCGGTAGATTCTTCTGAAATGTCCTTTAAGATGGCAGCTACCATTGCTTATAAGAATGGTTTACAGCAAGCAGCTCCAATACTCTTAGAGCCAATTGGAAAGCTGTCTGTTATCGTTCCTGATGCCAATACAGGCGATATGATGGGCGAGTTGAATAAGCGTCGTGGCCGTGTGCTTGGTATGAATCCAAACGAAGAAGGCACATCAATCATTGAAGCGGAAGTCCCAATGAGTGAAATGCATGATTTTGCAACGTTGGTTCGTCAACAAACGCAAGGCAGTGGAACATTTAGCTTTGAATTTGAACGATATGACCAATTACCGAATCAGCTAGTAGCTGTTGTTATTGAAAAAGCAAAAGCATTGTTTAGTGAAGAAGAATAA
- a CDS encoding lipoprotein encodes MKYIGVMKRVSISFILIAVLFSLTACQKQKYIPPNAQKYQYNYYPGTDWGMTEQEVIKSLGIKQKEINRESEDLENSVNYSAFEIKKKVYGYPAMIRFSFHNLVTESNKPIGLTSVSIVFKDKYDMKQINAFLKADLTSQGDFLCQSSIEEAQHDDFSAHYEAKFTLSKLRESSGYENFKIKEYGKDLIVIKQGGPISTVDLGKDIEDENGTKPNGCYITYEGLMAAILNNIE; translated from the coding sequence ATGAAATATATTGGGGTTATGAAAAGAGTAAGTATTTCTTTTATATTGATAGCAGTGTTATTCAGTTTAACGGCTTGCCAAAAGCAAAAGTACATACCGCCCAATGCACAAAAATATCAATATAACTACTACCCAGGAACGGATTGGGGAATGACCGAGCAAGAAGTGATAAAATCACTTGGGATTAAGCAAAAGGAAATAAACCGTGAAAGTGAAGATTTAGAAAATAGTGTAAATTACTCTGCGTTCGAGATAAAAAAGAAAGTGTATGGTTATCCAGCAATGATTCGATTCAGTTTTCATAACCTCGTAACTGAATCGAACAAGCCAATTGGTTTAACATCGGTTTCAATTGTATTTAAAGATAAGTATGATATGAAGCAAATAAACGCTTTTCTAAAGGCGGATTTAACTTCTCAAGGTGATTTTCTTTGTCAATCATCTATAGAAGAAGCACAGCATGATGATTTTTCAGCCCACTATGAGGCTAAGTTTACATTATCAAAATTGAGAGAATCTTCGGGATATGAAAATTTTAAAATAAAAGAGTATGGAAAGGATTTAATTGTTATAAAGCAAGGTGGACCTATATCAACAGTTGATTTGGGAAAAGATATAGAAGACGAAAATGGAACTAAACCGAATGGATGCTACATCACATATGAAGGTTTAATGGCAGCTATACTTAATAATATAGAATAA